ACCTGATAAGTATTTCAATATATCACCTGCTTTTATTCTGCTTTACTAATCATTTTATATCCTTTATATACTAAATATAGTTTTTATATCTCACGGCCGAAAGAAAAAATACTATATGTTGTATATAGTCAGCGTCCTATATTGCGATTATTACTTTTATCCTTGTCCGGAAACTTCATCACTATTTTCTGCTTGCGAACTTTTATTTTTTCTATGTTTTCGGCTAAAATTTCTTCTAACTTTTTACAATCTTTAAACGGCTTCATGTACATTTCAATATCATATTTCAGTTCCATACTAAAAGCTCTATCATGGGCAATTTTATTAACAGCTAAATCACGAGCTATATATAATTCGTTTCTTGTATGCTGATTTAAATTGGATTTTTCCCAATTCATTTTAAATCCTGCTTTTAAAGCAAGTTCACGAGTAAATTCTCTAATTGTTCGACTGTTACCATCTCTAAATGGATGTAAATAATCTAATTTAGAATAGATTTCCGTCATTTTTTTTACAAATGTTTTTACTTGCATTTTTTTCATTTTATTAATATCAATATTCTTTTTCAAAAAAGCTTGTGTTTCATTTATAATTATTTTATCCATATTTGAATAAACAATATTAGAAATTTTCGATGTTCCTGGAATAGGACGATGCTTCATCCATGTTTTCCATGGCAATAATTCAGTTATATATTGCCCAGGTTTATAAAATCGCTCGTATTTTCCGCCTAACTTAGGTAAATCTTGAAAAAGATATTGATTGATTTTACATAAATGTTTTAAATCAAAATTTCCTTCTATAGGATGGTTTTTTAATTCAATTAATCTTCTTGGAATATATAAACCTTCCTTTTCTTCCATATCTTTTTCGCTCATATAAACTCCTATTTTTTCGGTAATGTTTTGTCTATTTCATCACCAAGTTCCTTCAAAGATAATTCTCCATTAGCATATCGTTCATAAAGTTTTCGAATTTCGGCAGTAAAAATACAACCTTCCATTTCACAACTTCCCATTGCATAAGCAAGATCTTCATATCTGCGTTTACGTTCTGTTATACTAATCATTTTGTATCCTCCACACACTGATATTTCATGATAAAAAAATTAAAGTTTAGTACCATATTTTTTAGTCAAATCCTGCATGAAAATAGCTCTTCCTTCATCTAAAGATAA
The window above is part of the Megamonas hypermegale genome. Proteins encoded here:
- a CDS encoding antitoxin VbhA family protein; translated protein: MISITERKRRYEDLAYAMGSCEMEGCIFTAEIRKLYERYANGELSLKELGDEIDKTLPKK
- a CDS encoding Fic family protein, which codes for MEEKEGLYIPRRLIELKNHPIEGNFDLKHLCKINQYLFQDLPKLGGKYERFYKPGQYITELLPWKTWMKHRPIPGTSKISNIVYSNMDKIIINETQAFLKKNIDINKMKKMQVKTFVKKMTEIYSKLDYLHPFRDGNSRTIREFTRELALKAGFKMNWEKSNLNQHTRNELYIARDLAVNKIAHDRAFSMELKYDIEMYMKPFKDCKKLEEILAENIEKIKVRKQKIVMKFPDKDKSNNRNIGR